DNA sequence from the Candidatus Neomarinimicrobiota bacterium genome:
AGGGCTTTCCCCGAAGTAGCGGGTTTCCAGTGACATATCCCGCGTTGCCGTCACCAGAATACGCTGAACTGCCATGGCATAGTCCACACGCACCACGGTTTGATCCGGGGAGAAGTTGCCCGCTGGATCCACCTCAAACACGCCCAGGTTTACAACCTCCTTAATCCAGGGCTCAGCCCAGTGACCCGCCACATCAGGGGGGACCGCTGG
Encoded proteins:
- a CDS encoding S-layer homology domain-containing protein produces the protein PAVPPDVAGHWAEPWIKEVVNLGVFEVDPAGNFSPDQTVVRVDYAMAVQRILVTATRDMSLETRYFGESPSRFADVPSSHFAYNAMALCAERGIMKADLMTGRFDPANKVSGADALLIIREIQSSLRITF